The following coding sequences are from one Salvia hispanica cultivar TCC Black 2014 chromosome 3, UniMelb_Shisp_WGS_1.0, whole genome shotgun sequence window:
- the LOC125211103 gene encoding uncharacterized protein LOC125211103: protein MSRVPINHRILTCDGRESDLSGETTVNLSDDTVFQFLSEECEGLSNIFDDYADDDEKENENENENPEAEDDNFWETQHQLLQSTICRTSSLESKIRNITKEAVREACGVCVCGRAADGCRKCLMAEMCRRLQNSGYNSAICKSKWKSSPDIPSGEHTFLDVIEGSNSKREARVIIELNFRGQFEMARANEEYNKMVKKLPEIFVGKMERLMAVLKIVCGAAKRCMKEKKMHLAPWRKHRYMQAKWLRTCECLAPSSQTFSSSYSGRPARPGRSLLTVDLMMENLQRPVVAVV, encoded by the exons ATGTCGAGAGTTCCTATAAACCACAGGATTTTGACCTGCGACGGCCGGGAATCTGATTTGTCCGGCGAAACCACCGTTAATTTATCCGACGACACCGTTTTCCAGTTCCTGAGTGAGGAATGCGAGGGGCTGAGTAACATTTTTGACGATTATGCAGACGACGATGAGAAAGAGAACGAAAACGAAAACGAAAATCCAGAGGCGGAAGACGACAATTTTTGGGAAACTCAACATCAATTATTGCAA TCTACTATATGCAGAACGAGCTCTTTGGAATCAAAAATCCGAAACATCACGAAAGAAGCAGTGAGAGAAGCTTGCGGCGTTTGCGTATGCGGCAGAGCTGCCGACGGTTGCCGGAAATGTCTAATGGCGGAGATGTGCCGCCGCCTCCAGAATTCGGGGTACAACAGTGCAATTTGCAAATCTAAATGGAAGAGCTCACCCGATATTCCTTCAG GGGAGCACACGTTTTTGGATGTGATAGAGGGGTCGAATTCGAAGAGAGAAGCGAGGGTGATAATCGAGTTGAATTTCAGAGGGCAATTCGAGATGGCGCGAGCAAACGAGGAGTACAATAAGATGGTGAAGAAGCTGCCGGAGATATTCGTGGGGAAGATGGAGAGGCTGATGGCGGTGCTGAAGATCGTGTGCGGGGCAGCGAAGAGGTGcatgaaggagaagaagatgcACTTGGCTCCGTGGAGAAAGCATCGGTATATGCAAGCTAAGTGGCTCAGGACTTGCGAGTGCTTGGCGCCGTCTTCGCAAACTTTCTCCTCGAGCTACTCCGGGCGTCCGGCCCGGCCCGGGAGGTCGTTGCTGACCGTTGACTTGATGATGGAGAATCTGCAGAGACCGGTTGTTGCAGTCGTATGA
- the LOC125215136 gene encoding uncharacterized protein LOC125215136 isoform X1, with product MIPPSQIPNASTRFHFSSISQCIPRFIAFHFTATALLFLLTPAAAQISYSDRCGDVLPDQPLLPGDNAPLLNPRFLSLRHVHLDCKTTDCRRAEIPASLTFSSHKAYRTADEAVFKIEAVLSLNDVGRSRNFTRRGLRLVHFRPPRIPLPPGNSWNSVTFSLKGFWDSVSGKLCMVGSGFGKLRYNHVVLKLDYLNSSNIFTSLVNGTLENVNVSDTSGFNLKPVSILGVNLRNYKYELIDTQSQRNVFSRLDDLANVSLAVKDLGQKVCAYVVSAGFVELEYEKDCKTGNCNFLGRANGGLLPSVMYFNEIECLGDGRVRFLLGFGDSGHNGNGLPFEPNVTLVTEGRWDWKRKRLNMVGCRIFSDGDEGFVGECLIRVSLRFPARWTLRERSPVVGELWSTRSSNESGYFGRVTLSSIKNRHIRVAQLRYEYTEIEKTRGRCANKTMMQKELGRKYPNALSSDMRFDMVAGNRRVKDLWGYSSPLYVANTPYQVSSVFGRGSRQAKQNISDAITNVSYVLTVISSHSFKLSNEHMQIKSFDISAEGTYDTERGHLCMTGCMHVGPPKARVGRNSSLDCEILVDIQYATLNARAAGVVRGTIESTREKSDQLYFETFEIFSHSVYEGQAKESIWRMDLEITMVLISNTLSCIFIGLQLLHVKRHADVLPFISVVMLIVLTLGHLIPLLLNFEALFTTSRNNKNVYFGSDGWVEVHEVLVRVITMIAFLLEFRLLQMTWSSSRSGDGSQKDQWISDKKVVYLCLPLYITGALVAWFVHLLRKSVLRRQSVWGDLKSYAGLMLDGFLLPQILFNVFSDSKEKALAPSFYVGTTFVRLLPHAYDLYRSRSSNWSLSYIYANPRMDYYSTAWDIVISVGGLVFAVIIYLQQRYGGQCLVPNRSTYQKIPVVSP from the coding sequence ATGATTCCACCGTCACAGATtccaaatgcttctacacgaTTCCACTTCTCCTCAATTTCCCAATGCATTCCGCGATTCATCGCTTTCCACTTCACGGCCACCGCCCTTCTCTTCCTCCTCACCCCCGCCGCTGCCCAAATATCCTACTCCGACCGCTGCGGCGACGTCCTACCGGATCAGCCCTTGCTTCCGGGCGATAATGCCCCGCTCCTCAACCCTAGGTTCCTCTCTCTCCGCCACGTCCACCTCGATTGCAAAACAACCGACTGCAGGAGGGCTGAAATCCCCGCCTCCCTAACCTTCTCCTCCCACAAGGCGTACCGCACCGCCGACGAAGCTGTCTTCAAAATTGAAGCTGTATTGAGCCTCAACGACGTCGGCCGCTCCCGCAATTTCACGCGCCGCGGGCTGCGCCTTGTGCATTTTCGCCCGCCGCGGATTCCGTTGCCTCCAGGTAATTCGTGGAATTCCGTCACATTTTCGTTGAAAGGGTTTTGGGATTCGGTGTCGGGGAAGCTATGTATGGTCGGCTCTGGTTTCGGGAAACTCAGGTACAACCATGTTGTTTTGAAGCTTGATTACTTGAATTCCTCCAATATTTTCACTAGTTTAGTTAACGGAACTTTGGAGAATGTGAATGTGAGCGACACAAGTGGTTTTAACCTCAAGCCGGTGTCGATATTGGGTGTGAACTTGAGGAATTATAAGTACGAGTTGATTGATACACAGAGCCAGAGAAATGTGTTCTCGCGGTTGGATGATTTGGCTAATGTTTCTTTAGCAGTGAAGGATTTGGGGCAGAAGGTGTGTGCCTATGTTGTGTCTGCTGGATTTGTTGAGCTGGAGTATGAAAAGGACTGCAAAACTGGGAATTGCAATTTTCTTGGGAGAGCAAATGGTGGTCTTCTGCCGAGTGTTATGTACTTCAACGAAATAGAGTGTTTGGGGGATGGTAGGGTGAGGTTCTTGTTGGGGTTTGGGGATTCGGGGCATAATGGAAATGGGCTGCCTTTTGAACCAAATGTGACTTTGGTTACGGAGGGGAGATGGGATTGGAAGAGAAAGAGGCTTAACATGGTTGGTTGCCGTATTTTTAGTGATGGGGACGAGGGCTTTGTTGGGGAATGTTTGATCAGGGTAAGTTTGAGATTTCCAGCTCGGTGGACTTTGAGGGAGCGGAGCCCTGTTGTTGGTGAGTTGTGGAGTACTAGGAGTTCCAATGAGTCTGGTTATTTTGGCAGGGTTACCTTGTCAAGTATAAAGAATAGGCATATCAGGGTGGCACAGCTGAGATATGAGTATACAGAGATTGAGAAGACGAGGGGACGTTGTGCAAATAAAACAATGATGCAGAAAGAGCTGGGGAGGAAGTACCCTAATGCATTATCATCTGATATGAGATTTGACATGGTTGCCGGAAATCGGAGAGTGAAGGATCTATGGGGTTACTCTTCTCCACTTTATGTAGCTAATACACCCTATCAGGTATCTTCCGTGTTTGGGAGAGGATCCCGTCAAGCAAAGCAAAACATTAGTGATGCAATTACTAACGTCAGCTATGTACTGACTGTTATATCTTCTCACTCTTTCAAGCTCAGCAATGAACAtatgcaaataaaatcatttgaTATTTCTGCTGAAGGGACATATGACACCGAAAGGGGGCACCTATGCATGACTGGATGCATGCATGTCGGGCCTCCTAAAGCAAGAGTAGGGCGAAATTCATCGTTGGATTGTGAGATTCTGGTCGACATACAGTATGCTACGCTTAATGCAAGAGCTGCAGGTGTTGTGAGGGGAACCATTGAAAGCACGCGAGAAAAGTCTGACCAACTTTACTTTGAAAcgtttgaaatattttcacattCAGTTTATGAAGGACAAGCAAAAGAATCCATATGGAGAATGGATCTGGAGATCACAATGGTTTTGATTTCCAACACGCTTTCATGTATCTTCATTGGTCTGCAACTATTGCATGTTAAGAGGCATGCTGATGTCCTGCCCTTTATTTCTGTGGTAATGCTTATTGTGCTCACCTTAGGGCATTTGATCCCATTGCTCTTGAATTTTGAAGCTCTCTTCACAACGAGCCGCAACAATAAGAATGTTTACTTTGGTAGTGATGGATGGGTGGAAGTTCACGAAGTGTTGGTGAGGGTAATAACGATGATAGCTTTCCTACTCGAATTTCGTCTCCTCCAAATGACCTGGTCTTCTTCAAGATCTGGTGATGGAAGCCAAAAAGACCAATGGATATCTGACAAGAAAGTTGTTTATCTGTGTTTGCCATTGTATATTACTGGTGCTTTAGTTGCTTGGTTCGTCCACCTATTAAGAAAGTCAGTTTTGAGGAGACAATCTGTTTGGGGTGACCTCAAATCATACGCTGGTTTGATGTTGGATGGCTTCCTGCTGCCTCAAATTCTGTTCAATGTATTCTCTGATTCTAAGGAGAAGGCTCTTGCCCCGTCTTTCTACGTAGGAACTACATTTGTTCGCTTACTTCCACATGCATATGACCTTTACAGGTCCCGTAGCTCTAATTGGTCGTTGAGTTACATCTACGCAAATCCAAGAATGGACTACTACTCGACTGCCTGGGATATTGTCATATCAGTTGGTGGTCTTGTATTTGCTGTTATAATCTACTTGCAGCAGCGCTATGGCGGCCAATGCCTTGTACCAAATCGATCCACATATCAGAAAATCCCGGTGGTTTCTCCATAG
- the LOC125215136 gene encoding uncharacterized protein LOC125215136 isoform X2 encodes MIPPSQIPNASTRFHFSSISQCIPRFIAFHFTATALLFLLTPAAAQISYSDRCGDVLPDQPLLPGDNAPLLNPRFLSLRHVHLDCKTTDCRRAEIPASLTFSSHKAYRTADEAVFKIEAVLSLNDVGRSRNFTRRGLRLVHFRPPRIPLPPGNSWNSVTFSLKGFWDSVSGKLCMVGSGFGKLRYNHVVLKLDYLNSSNIFTSLVNGTLENVNVSDTSGFNLKPVSILGVNLRNYKYELIDTQSQRNVFSRLDDLANVSLAVKDLGQKVCAYVVSAGFVELEYEKDCKTGNCNFLGRANGGLLPSVMYFNEIECLGDGRVRFLLGFGDSGHNGNGLPFEPNVTLVTEGRWDWKRKRLNMVGCRIFSDGDEGFVGECLIRVSLRFPARWTLRERSPVVGELWSTRSSNESGYFGRVTLSSIKNRHIRVAQLRYEYTEIEKTRGRCANKTMMQKELGRKYPNALSSDMRFDMVAGNRRVKDLWGYSSPLYVANTPYQVSSVFGRGSRQAKQNISDAITNVSYVLTVISSHSFKLSNEHMQIKSFDISAEGTYDTERGHLCMTGCMHVGPPKARVGRNSSLDCEILVDIQYATLNARAAGVVRGTIESTREKSDQLYFETFEIFSHSVYEGQAKESIWRMDLEITMVLISNTLSCIFIGLQLLHVKRHADVLPFISVVMLIVLTLGHLIPLLLNFEALFTTSRNNKNVYFGSDGWVEVHEVLVRVITMIAFLLEFRLLQMTWSSSRSGDGSQKDQWISDKKVVYLCLPLYITGALVAWFVHLLRKSVLRRQSVWGDLKSYAGLMLDGFLLPQILFNVP; translated from the exons ATGATTCCACCGTCACAGATtccaaatgcttctacacgaTTCCACTTCTCCTCAATTTCCCAATGCATTCCGCGATTCATCGCTTTCCACTTCACGGCCACCGCCCTTCTCTTCCTCCTCACCCCCGCCGCTGCCCAAATATCCTACTCCGACCGCTGCGGCGACGTCCTACCGGATCAGCCCTTGCTTCCGGGCGATAATGCCCCGCTCCTCAACCCTAGGTTCCTCTCTCTCCGCCACGTCCACCTCGATTGCAAAACAACCGACTGCAGGAGGGCTGAAATCCCCGCCTCCCTAACCTTCTCCTCCCACAAGGCGTACCGCACCGCCGACGAAGCTGTCTTCAAAATTGAAGCTGTATTGAGCCTCAACGACGTCGGCCGCTCCCGCAATTTCACGCGCCGCGGGCTGCGCCTTGTGCATTTTCGCCCGCCGCGGATTCCGTTGCCTCCAGGTAATTCGTGGAATTCCGTCACATTTTCGTTGAAAGGGTTTTGGGATTCGGTGTCGGGGAAGCTATGTATGGTCGGCTCTGGTTTCGGGAAACTCAGGTACAACCATGTTGTTTTGAAGCTTGATTACTTGAATTCCTCCAATATTTTCACTAGTTTAGTTAACGGAACTTTGGAGAATGTGAATGTGAGCGACACAAGTGGTTTTAACCTCAAGCCGGTGTCGATATTGGGTGTGAACTTGAGGAATTATAAGTACGAGTTGATTGATACACAGAGCCAGAGAAATGTGTTCTCGCGGTTGGATGATTTGGCTAATGTTTCTTTAGCAGTGAAGGATTTGGGGCAGAAGGTGTGTGCCTATGTTGTGTCTGCTGGATTTGTTGAGCTGGAGTATGAAAAGGACTGCAAAACTGGGAATTGCAATTTTCTTGGGAGAGCAAATGGTGGTCTTCTGCCGAGTGTTATGTACTTCAACGAAATAGAGTGTTTGGGGGATGGTAGGGTGAGGTTCTTGTTGGGGTTTGGGGATTCGGGGCATAATGGAAATGGGCTGCCTTTTGAACCAAATGTGACTTTGGTTACGGAGGGGAGATGGGATTGGAAGAGAAAGAGGCTTAACATGGTTGGTTGCCGTATTTTTAGTGATGGGGACGAGGGCTTTGTTGGGGAATGTTTGATCAGGGTAAGTTTGAGATTTCCAGCTCGGTGGACTTTGAGGGAGCGGAGCCCTGTTGTTGGTGAGTTGTGGAGTACTAGGAGTTCCAATGAGTCTGGTTATTTTGGCAGGGTTACCTTGTCAAGTATAAAGAATAGGCATATCAGGGTGGCACAGCTGAGATATGAGTATACAGAGATTGAGAAGACGAGGGGACGTTGTGCAAATAAAACAATGATGCAGAAAGAGCTGGGGAGGAAGTACCCTAATGCATTATCATCTGATATGAGATTTGACATGGTTGCCGGAAATCGGAGAGTGAAGGATCTATGGGGTTACTCTTCTCCACTTTATGTAGCTAATACACCCTATCAGGTATCTTCCGTGTTTGGGAGAGGATCCCGTCAAGCAAAGCAAAACATTAGTGATGCAATTACTAACGTCAGCTATGTACTGACTGTTATATCTTCTCACTCTTTCAAGCTCAGCAATGAACAtatgcaaataaaatcatttgaTATTTCTGCTGAAGGGACATATGACACCGAAAGGGGGCACCTATGCATGACTGGATGCATGCATGTCGGGCCTCCTAAAGCAAGAGTAGGGCGAAATTCATCGTTGGATTGTGAGATTCTGGTCGACATACAGTATGCTACGCTTAATGCAAGAGCTGCAGGTGTTGTGAGGGGAACCATTGAAAGCACGCGAGAAAAGTCTGACCAACTTTACTTTGAAAcgtttgaaatattttcacattCAGTTTATGAAGGACAAGCAAAAGAATCCATATGGAGAATGGATCTGGAGATCACAATGGTTTTGATTTCCAACACGCTTTCATGTATCTTCATTGGTCTGCAACTATTGCATGTTAAGAGGCATGCTGATGTCCTGCCCTTTATTTCTGTGGTAATGCTTATTGTGCTCACCTTAGGGCATTTGATCCCATTGCTCTTGAATTTTGAAGCTCTCTTCACAACGAGCCGCAACAATAAGAATGTTTACTTTGGTAGTGATGGATGGGTGGAAGTTCACGAAGTGTTGGTGAGGGTAATAACGATGATAGCTTTCCTACTCGAATTTCGTCTCCTCCAAATGACCTGGTCTTCTTCAAGATCTGGTGATGGAAGCCAAAAAGACCAATGGATATCTGACAAGAAAGTTGTTTATCTGTGTTTGCCATTGTATATTACTGGTGCTTTAGTTGCTTGGTTCGTCCACCTATTAAGAAAGTCAGTTTTGAGGAGACAATCTGTTTGGGGTGACCTCAAATCATACGCTGGTTTGATGTTGGATGGCTTCCTGCTGCCTCAAATTCTGTTCAAT GTCCCGTAG
- the LOC125212815 gene encoding probable 2-carboxy-D-arabinitol-1-phosphatase: MSSNLVLNPFLSNSAIGESRKPPKILSCVGPSLRIRCSSEYSVATEVSGKSASLTGGAYDFGRATTSLTQKLLSSPKKVTLVRHGYSTWNKEGRVQGSSNLSVLTEEGIEQARKCRTALSEMHFDQCFSSPISRAKSTAEVLWQGKEEPLIYLDSLKEAHLYFLEGLTNVDARKLYPKEFVQWREDPSNLCINGVYPLEKLWERALEAWSEILLTPGENSLVVTHKSILRAMICTALGLGPERFRAMDVNNGGLCVFSFNKNGEAMLKALNMTAHMYTDHVYHY; this comes from the exons ATGAGTTCCAATCTTGTGTTGAACCCCTTCTTGTCCAACTCTGCCATTGGAGAATCAAGAAAACCTCCAAAAATTCTTTCTTGCGTGGGCCCATCTCTTCGAATTCGGTGCTCATCAGAATACTCCGTCGCCACTG AGGTATCTGGAAAGAGTGCTTCACTGACTGGTGGAGCATATGATTTTGGTAGAGCTACTACTTCACTTACTCAAAAATTGTTGTCTTCTCCAAAGAAGGTGACTTTGGTTCGGCATGGTTATAGCACTTGGAATAAAGAAGGTAGAGTTCAG GGCAGCTCAAACCTGTCAGTCCTAACCGAAGAAGGTATTGAACAAGCCAGAAAATGTCGGACAGCTCTGTCTGAGATGCACTTCGACCAGTGTTTCTCAAGTCCAATATCTCGTGCCAAG TCTACTGCTGAAGTCTTATGGCAAGGGAAAGAGGAGCCTTTGATTTACCTCGACTCGCTGAAGGAGGCTCATCTGTATTTCCTGGAAGGCCTTACAAATG TGGATGCCAGGAAACTATATCCCAAGGAGTTTGTACAATGGAGAGAAGATCCCTCCAATTTATGCATCAATGGAGTTTATCCACTAGAGAAGCTGTGGGAGAGAGCTCTTGAAGCTTGGTCGGAAATCTTACTTACACCg GGAGAAAATTCATTGGTTGTGACTCATAAATCAATCTTGAGGGCAATGATCTGCACAGCCCTTGGACTTGGCCCAGAGAG gTTCCGAGCAATGGATGTCAACAATGGTGGATTGTGCGTCTTTAGCTTTAACAAGAATGGAGAAGCAATGCTAAAAGCCTTGAATATGACTGCCCATATGTACACCGATCACGTCTACCATTACTAG
- the LOC125209033 gene encoding CASP-like protein 1C1, producing MAFSRNIPILVLRLVALAAAISATAVMVTSSDSATVFNMKFEAKYSNTPTFKYFVLMNAIAAGYTLILLFFPSKSSYGHFILVLDLLILVLLDSSISACVAIGQVGKKGNSHAGWLPICDQVPKFCDRVTGAMIAGFAALLAYFLILLYSIHNVMNLFNLTNT from the exons ATGGCCTTTTCCAGGAACATCCCAATCTTGGTGCTGAGGCTGGTGGCCTTGGCTGCCGCCATCTCAGCAACGGCAGTGATGGTCACCAGCAGTGACTCGGCCACCGTCTTCAACATGAAATTTGAAGCCAAATACTCCAACACTCCCACCTTCAA GTACTTTGTACTGATGAATGCAATTGCAGCTGGCTACACCCTTATATTACTCTTCTTCCCTTCCAAAAGCTCATATGGCCACTTCATCTTGGTTCTTGATTTG CTGATTTTGGTGCTGCTGGATTCGAGCATATCGGCGTGTGTGGCGATAGGGCAGGTGGGGAAGAAAGGGAACAGCCATGCCGGTTGGCTGCCAATATGCGACCAAGTGCCTAAGTTTTGTGATCGAGTGACCGGTGCTATGATTGCTGGTTTTGCGGCTCTGCTTGCTTATTTCCTCATACTTCTCTACTCCATTCATAATGTTATGAACCTTTTCAATCTCACCAACACTTAA